One window of Sulfurospirillum sp. 1612 genomic DNA carries:
- a CDS encoding glycosyltransferase family 4 protein, protein MKKSIRVLHTEWSDGWGGQEIRIINEMLAIREKGIEVFLACRDHAKIKEKAQEHNIQTFILPFNGSYDLQTIWKLYKIIKKHHIDIINTHSGKDTWTGGLAAKLAHVKFIRTRHLSNRINPSRLNFINELADFIFTTGESVKTAMIQNNRIKPEKILSIPTGIDERIFDPKKYDAVKEREILGIEKDEIAIGIIAVLRKFKRHDLFIKAAKQLIKKHNNLKFFIAGDGPKNDELHQLVKTLNLENHIRFLGHVKEPAKILAALDIFVLTSDSNEGVPQSVMQALLMHKKVIATNAGSTKDLYHENNFLLIKTNDLQAIIQAIESLLKNPNQLNLQRNIIIDHFSKNVMAKNIIEVYKQLCAEKAVPL, encoded by the coding sequence ATGAAGAAATCAATCCGAGTACTCCATACCGAATGGTCTGATGGCTGGGGTGGACAAGAAATTCGTATTATCAACGAAATGTTGGCAATCAGAGAAAAAGGTATCGAAGTATTTCTCGCATGTCGAGATCACGCTAAAATCAAAGAAAAAGCACAAGAACACAATATTCAAACGTTTATCCTACCTTTTAATGGTAGTTATGATTTGCAAACGATTTGGAAACTTTACAAAATTATCAAAAAACATCATATTGATATTATCAACACACACAGTGGCAAAGATACTTGGACTGGAGGACTTGCTGCAAAACTAGCACATGTCAAGTTTATCCGAACCAGACACCTTTCTAATAGAATCAATCCTTCACGATTAAACTTTATCAATGAATTGGCAGATTTTATCTTTACCACGGGAGAGAGTGTCAAAACTGCTATGATTCAAAACAATCGTATCAAACCTGAGAAGATTTTATCTATCCCCACAGGAATAGATGAGAGAATTTTTGATCCTAAAAAATATGATGCAGTTAAAGAAAGAGAAATTCTTGGAATAGAAAAAGATGAAATAGCCATAGGGATTATCGCAGTTTTAAGAAAATTCAAAAGACACGATCTTTTTATAAAAGCGGCAAAACAATTAATAAAAAAACACAATAATCTCAAATTTTTTATAGCTGGAGATGGACCGAAAAACGATGAATTACATCAATTAGTTAAAACATTGAATTTAGAAAATCATATACGATTTTTAGGACATGTCAAAGAGCCCGCTAAGATTTTGGCTGCACTAGATATTTTTGTTTTAACATCTGATTCTAATGAAGGTGTCCCACAATCTGTCATGCAAGCACTCTTGATGCACAAAAAAGTCATCGCAACAAATGCAGGAAGTACAAAAGATTTATACCATGAGAACAATTTTTTACTAATCAAGACAAATGATTTACAAGCTATTATTCAAGCTATCGAATCACTTTTGAAAAATCCAAATCAATTAAATTTACAAAGAAATATTATCATTGATCACTTTTCAAAAAATGTTATGGCTAAAAATATCATTGAAGTTTATAAGCAACTTTGCGCTGAGAAAGCCGTACCATTATGA
- the rfaQ gene encoding putative lipopolysaccharide heptosyltransferase III, whose product MKKILVMKFRNIGDVLLITPLLENLKLAFPDAIIDVALNEGTQEMIRLNPYVDTIRIYDRAQIKSLGFFKRIYKEIAFAYSIREKKYDIVINTTEGDRGAQLALFSGAKIKIGYKPNKNKLLQNVFTHLLPPQEFRHTIECNLDALRVLNLPVKEKKVAIYWAKEDEDIIDSMLVKQDFIHIHPVSRWLFKCINDTTMAEIIDFCKNTLNQEVILTASNDPFEIQKIEAILAQCTSNPLNFAGKLTLKQTAALNKKAKMFIGVDTAIMHMSAANDTPVLAFFGPSGADHWGPWDNELMQSGYTTRKGIRTMGKHTVIQEDWDCVPCGKDGCNGTKVSDCLMHLDLNTIQKTIKKMLS is encoded by the coding sequence ATGAAAAAAATCTTGGTAATGAAGTTTAGAAATATTGGAGATGTGTTACTTATCACTCCTCTATTAGAGAACCTAAAACTTGCCTTTCCTGATGCCATCATCGACGTGGCCTTAAATGAAGGAACACAAGAGATGATCCGTCTCAACCCCTATGTTGATACTATCAGAATCTACGATAGAGCACAAATCAAATCTTTAGGTTTTTTTAAAAGAATTTATAAAGAGATAGCCTTTGCCTACTCAATTAGAGAGAAAAAATATGATATTGTCATCAATACAACAGAGGGTGATCGAGGGGCACAACTCGCACTTTTTAGTGGTGCTAAGATAAAAATCGGATACAAACCAAACAAAAATAAATTACTACAAAATGTCTTTACCCATTTACTACCACCACAAGAATTTCGCCATACTATCGAGTGCAATCTTGATGCATTAAGAGTTTTAAATCTTCCGGTTAAAGAAAAAAAAGTTGCCATCTATTGGGCAAAAGAGGATGAAGATATTATCGATAGCATGCTTGTCAAACAAGATTTTATCCATATTCATCCTGTTTCAAGATGGCTTTTTAAATGTATCAACGACACAACCATGGCAGAAATTATCGATTTTTGTAAAAATACCTTGAATCAAGAGGTCATTTTAACCGCTTCAAATGATCCTTTTGAAATTCAAAAAATCGAAGCTATTTTGGCACAATGCACCAGTAACCCTCTCAATTTTGCAGGGAAATTGACACTCAAACAAACAGCAGCACTCAACAAAAAAGCCAAAATGTTTATCGGAGTAGACACAGCGATTATGCATATGAGCGCAGCTAATGATACGCCGGTACTTGCATTTTTTGGACCAAGTGGTGCCGACCATTGGGGACCTTGGGATAATGAACTAATGCAAAGCGGCTATACCACACGCAAGGGAATCAGAACGATGGGAAAACATACCGTCATCCAAGAAGATTGGGACTGTGTTCCTTGTGGCAAAGATGGTTGTAACGGAACTAAAGTGAGTGATTGTTTGATGCATTTAGATCTTAATACCATTCAAAAAACTATTAAAAAGATGTTATCATGA
- a CDS encoding glycosyltransferase family 2 protein, whose translation MNLSIVILTFNSQKYLHDVLQSALFADEVLLLDSGSTDETLNIAKTFPNVKIVTQTWLGFGKQKQAGVEASLNDWVFVLDSDEIITEKLKDEIIATCKKPKHKAYTVPRLNYFFGKPIKRCGLYPDATLRLFDKRFAKFSEDDVHEKVITNEKVGKLTHHMLHLAYSNIEEFINKQNRYSSLNKKSNLFKAIASPYWTFFKIYILRLGFLEGKAGYIIAKLYAQYTFWKYIK comes from the coding sequence ATGAATCTATCAATTGTAATTTTGACATTTAACTCCCAAAAATATCTTCATGATGTTTTGCAATCTGCCCTCTTTGCTGATGAAGTACTCTTACTTGATTCTGGTTCTACGGATGAGACGCTAAATATCGCCAAAACTTTTCCAAACGTCAAGATTGTCACACAAACGTGGTTGGGCTTTGGCAAACAAAAACAAGCAGGTGTCGAGGCAAGTCTCAATGATTGGGTCTTTGTCTTAGACAGTGATGAAATCATAACAGAAAAGTTAAAAGATGAAATTATTGCCACGTGTAAAAAACCAAAACACAAGGCCTACACGGTACCAAGACTGAATTATTTTTTTGGAAAGCCCATCAAAAGATGTGGCCTTTATCCTGATGCAACGTTGCGACTTTTTGATAAAAGATTTGCCAAATTTAGTGAAGATGACGTCCACGAAAAAGTTATTACTAATGAAAAAGTCGGTAAACTAACACATCATATGTTGCATCTGGCATATAGCAACATCGAAGAATTTATAAACAAACAAAATCGATATTCAAGTTTAAATAAAAAAAGCAACCTATTCAAAGCCATAGCGAGCCCTTATTGGACATTTTTTAAAATTTATATCTTGAGACTTGGCTTTCTTGAGGGAAAAGCAGGTTATATTATCGCAAAATTATATGCACAATACACCTTTTGGAAATATATTAAATGA
- a CDS encoding lipid A biosynthesis lauroyl acyltransferase gives MLDFFYLTIFKIFVFIVKYTPRVVTNCILDFLAFMAYTLDKKHRKIARVNLDLAYEERMSDEEKKRIIKKCYKNLLYNLRDFVENQGISTEKLLGKIRIHNQDIYDHVKKSGHAIIFQTAHYGNWELLPLAIGALYGKLWGVGRNLDSPRMNQILQKNREQFNVHMLEKQGAIRGLLRGLKDGDNVGLLVDQNTTEKDGILIDFFGKRARHTPSAALMARKTGAVIIPTFITTQDYQTYDITFYEPIVTHRSEHHDTDIKQSVQAQADVTQKAIEQKPDEWFWLHRRWKNQYEELYK, from the coding sequence ATGCTAGATTTTTTCTATCTTACTATCTTTAAAATATTTGTCTTTATTGTCAAATATACGCCAAGAGTTGTGACAAATTGCATCTTAGATTTTCTTGCATTTATGGCCTATACGCTAGATAAAAAACATCGAAAAATTGCACGCGTTAATCTTGATTTAGCCTATGAAGAGAGGATGAGTGATGAAGAAAAAAAACGTATCATCAAAAAATGCTATAAAAACCTCCTCTATAATCTTAGAGATTTTGTGGAAAATCAAGGTATCAGCACTGAAAAATTATTAGGTAAAATTCGCATCCACAATCAAGATATTTATGATCACGTCAAGAAAAGTGGACATGCTATCATCTTTCAAACTGCTCATTATGGAAATTGGGAACTTTTACCCCTCGCAATTGGAGCATTATACGGTAAATTGTGGGGAGTGGGGCGCAACTTGGATTCTCCGAGGATGAATCAAATTTTACAAAAAAACCGTGAGCAATTTAATGTTCATATGCTTGAAAAACAAGGCGCTATAAGAGGATTATTAAGAGGTCTCAAAGATGGCGACAATGTCGGTCTTTTGGTGGATCAAAATACCACAGAAAAAGATGGAATCTTGATTGACTTTTTTGGTAAACGTGCCAGACACACGCCCTCAGCCGCATTGATGGCACGAAAAACGGGTGCTGTCATCATACCAACATTCATCACAACCCAGGATTATCAAACCTATGATATCACCTTTTATGAGCCAATTGTGACGCATCGAAGTGAACATCATGATACCGATATCAAACAAAGTGTCCAAGCACAAGCAGATGTTACACAAAAGGCGATTGAGCAAAAACCCGATGAGTGGTTTTGGCTACATAGGCGTTGGAAAAACCAATATGAGGAGTTATATAAATGA
- the waaC gene encoding lipopolysaccharide heptosyltransferase I, producing MRIAIVKLSALGDIIHAMIILQYIHKNLENAHIDWFVEERFGDVLRYNPHIENIYTLRLKNNKLHLFEEYQKLKKFVKQHPYDLIIDMQGLIKSAIVARLIGRNVIGFDKHSLRESLAAFLYTKKITIAYEENVIFRNMTLVSQALSFKMPDILQKESFLFASSTSKIKPRLLIVVGSSWESKIYPKEHFIKIINALNVRTYISWGNEKERDTASFICHHTPATLLPRLSLDELKAVVSNSDLTIGADSGPTHMAWAQNRASITIFGPTPSRRNTLQTPINKTVDCKKTIHARALNKEDFCIKNIDPEEIITLAKELLAC from the coding sequence ATGAGAATAGCCATCGTAAAACTCTCAGCTCTTGGGGATATCATCCATGCCATGATTATTTTGCAATACATCCATAAGAATTTAGAAAATGCTCATATTGATTGGTTTGTAGAAGAGCGCTTTGGCGATGTTTTGAGATATAATCCTCATATTGAAAATATCTATACACTCCGACTAAAAAACAATAAATTACATCTTTTTGAGGAGTATCAAAAACTCAAAAAATTTGTCAAACAACATCCTTATGATCTTATCATCGATATGCAAGGCTTGATTAAATCTGCCATCGTCGCTCGGCTTATTGGTCGCAATGTCATCGGATTTGACAAGCACTCACTGCGTGAATCGCTTGCGGCATTTTTGTATACCAAAAAAATCACCATCGCCTATGAAGAGAATGTCATCTTTCGCAATATGACCCTTGTCTCACAAGCGCTAAGTTTTAAGATGCCAGATATCTTGCAAAAAGAGTCTTTTTTATTTGCCTCAAGCACATCGAAAATCAAACCCCGACTTTTGATTGTGGTGGGCTCATCTTGGGAGAGTAAAATCTATCCCAAAGAGCATTTTATCAAGATCATCAATGCGCTTAATGTGAGAACTTACATCTCATGGGGAAATGAAAAAGAGCGAGATACGGCCTCGTTTATCTGTCATCATACTCCTGCCACATTATTGCCAAGACTGAGCTTAGATGAACTCAAAGCGGTTGTATCCAATAGTGATTTAACCATCGGGGCAGACAGTGGCCCCACCCACATGGCATGGGCGCAGAATCGAGCTAGCATCACTATATTTGGTCCGACTCCTAGTCGTAGAAATACGCTACAAACCCCCATCAACAAAACCGTCGATTGCAAGAAAACGATTCATGCTAGAGCGTTAAACAAAGAAGATTTTTGCATCAAAAATATTGACCCAGAAGAGATCATTACGTTGGCAAAGGAGCTTTTAGCATGCTAG
- a CDS encoding 3'-5' exonuclease, with protein MICVFDIETIPDADLIRDTLHLEGEDIDVSLSAMDEQEAKSGSSFLPLPYHKIITISAVIADDYGTFKKVSSIEGANEKEMIKNFLVFIDRQNPKLISFNGRSFDMPLLMIRAMKYSLSCPAYFEVDNNMLNKNKWDNYRYRFSNRFHIDLMDHISEFGAARGLKLDVLCTMIGAPGKYDVKGDQVMELYYADELEKIQEYCESDVLNTYWLFLKYELLKGNVTIEDFKRSLAIMGTKLNADKSYTEVFNASIQRELEGE; from the coding sequence ATGATATGCGTTTTTGATATTGAAACAATTCCCGATGCTGATTTGATTCGTGATACGTTGCATTTAGAAGGCGAAGATATTGATGTTTCCCTCAGTGCCATGGATGAGCAAGAAGCCAAAAGCGGCAGTAGTTTCTTGCCCTTGCCTTATCATAAAATCATCACGATTAGTGCTGTGATTGCTGATGATTATGGGACTTTTAAAAAGGTAAGCTCCATCGAAGGTGCGAATGAAAAAGAGATGATTAAAAACTTTCTAGTTTTTATTGACCGACAGAATCCAAAACTCATTAGCTTTAATGGCAGAAGTTTTGATATGCCACTTTTGATGATACGTGCGATGAAATATTCTCTCTCCTGTCCGGCTTATTTTGAAGTTGACAATAACATGCTAAATAAAAACAAATGGGATAATTATCGCTACCGCTTTTCCAACAGATTTCATATTGATTTGATGGATCATATCTCAGAATTTGGCGCCGCACGAGGTCTAAAACTCGATGTCTTGTGTACGATGATAGGAGCTCCTGGCAAATATGATGTCAAAGGCGATCAAGTGATGGAGCTCTATTATGCTGATGAACTTGAAAAAATCCAAGAGTATTGCGAGAGCGATGTTTTAAATACCTATTGGCTCTTTTTAAAATATGAATTGCTAAAAGGTAATGTGACAATAGAGGATTTTAAAAGAAGCTTAGCTATAATGGGCACAAAATTAAATGCCGATAAATCTTATACCGAGGTTTTTAACGCATCAATACAAAGGGAACTAGAGGGTGAATAG
- a CDS encoding phosphomannomutase/phosphoglucomutase — MNSIFREYDIRGIFEKELNEQTTKLIGYFLGLKFKPLGGVVAIGYDARSHSPILCEYLTSGLNQAGCQVLCMGLVATPVNYFSNYQEFDGLTPNASIMITGSHNPSEYNGFKITIDKKPFFGADIYALGDQVIKNIDVKIEDNTACKKIDAKTLYIDFMVREFAHLKGFDTPVVLDCGNGVAGVVILDIFDRLGFHYKALYANPDGAFPNHHPDPTIEENLIDIKKELAGDFQYGFAYDGDADRLAFLTKKHNVKGDIMAILYSEAMQNPTVIGEVKCSQVMYDTINAYGKAIIYKTGHSNLKVKIATLQADFAAEVSGHLFFNDRYFGYDDAIYATLRMIELIKNGLNVNQRIEALPRVYSTEEIKVQTTESEKFALIEQIKTLLKNPPKGFPRIKDIIDVDGVRVIFDAGWGLVRASNTTPVLVTRFESTDAQKAKEYETQMNALIQTAKEILK, encoded by the coding sequence GTGAATAGTATCTTTAGAGAGTATGACATACGGGGGATTTTTGAGAAGGAACTCAACGAACAAACGACCAAACTTATCGGTTATTTTTTAGGATTAAAATTCAAGCCACTTGGTGGTGTTGTCGCGATTGGCTATGATGCACGTAGTCATTCACCGATTTTGTGTGAGTATTTAACTAGTGGTTTAAATCAAGCAGGCTGCCAAGTCCTATGCATGGGGCTTGTCGCAACACCGGTGAATTATTTTAGCAATTATCAAGAGTTTGATGGCCTCACGCCAAATGCGAGTATCATGATCACCGGCTCACACAATCCAAGTGAGTATAATGGTTTTAAAATCACAATCGATAAAAAGCCGTTTTTTGGGGCAGATATTTATGCTCTTGGGGATCAAGTCATTAAAAATATTGATGTAAAAATCGAAGATAACACCGCGTGCAAAAAAATCGATGCCAAAACGCTTTATATTGATTTTATGGTACGTGAATTTGCCCATCTCAAAGGCTTTGATACTCCTGTGGTACTAGATTGTGGCAATGGCGTGGCGGGAGTGGTCATTTTAGATATTTTTGATCGCTTGGGCTTTCATTACAAAGCGCTCTATGCCAATCCTGATGGTGCATTTCCAAATCACCATCCTGACCCAACGATTGAAGAGAATTTGATAGATATCAAAAAAGAGTTAGCCGGTGATTTTCAGTATGGTTTTGCTTATGATGGAGATGCCGATCGCTTGGCATTTTTGACCAAAAAGCACAATGTCAAAGGTGATATTATGGCGATTTTGTACTCTGAAGCGATGCAAAACCCTACCGTGATTGGTGAAGTGAAGTGTTCCCAAGTGATGTATGATACAATCAATGCCTATGGCAAAGCCATCATATACAAAACCGGACACAGTAATCTCAAAGTAAAAATTGCCACACTTCAAGCAGATTTTGCCGCTGAGGTGAGTGGGCATCTTTTCTTTAATGATCGTTATTTTGGTTATGATGATGCGATTTATGCGACACTTCGGATGATTGAGCTAATCAAAAACGGTCTCAATGTCAATCAACGCATCGAGGCGTTGCCAAGAGTATATTCCACCGAAGAGATTAAAGTACAGACTACAGAATCAGAGAAATTTGCCCTCATCGAGCAGATAAAAACGCTACTGAAAAATCCGCCGAAGGGATTTCCGCGGATCAAAGATATCATCGATGTCGATGGTGTGCGGGTGATTTTTGATGCAGGATGGGGATTGGTGCGTGCGAGCAATACCACTCCGGTATTGGTGACACGATTTGAATCCACCGATGCGCAAAAAGCAAAAGAGTATGAGACGCAGATGAATGCCCTCATCCAAACAGCCAAGGAGATACTCAAATGA
- the hisH gene encoding imidazole glycerol phosphate synthase subunit HisH has protein sequence MIAVVDYNMGNLRSVYNAFEKIGSKVDIVQDHTKLQAYDKIILPGVGAFGDAMASLESTGMKEAVQAFAQSGKPLLGICLGMQLLFESSCEFGTTQGLGLIEGEVVAFDKTRFSSKLKVPHMGWNEIFIQQDSPLLKGLQKEVYLYFVHSFHVVCDDAVTIGKTKYGYEFASVVQKENVFGFQPHPEKSHDNGLKILKNFVEL, from the coding sequence ATGATAGCTGTTGTTGATTATAATATGGGAAATCTCAGAAGCGTTTATAATGCCTTTGAGAAGATTGGCTCAAAAGTTGATATTGTGCAAGATCACACCAAATTGCAAGCATATGATAAGATTATTTTGCCCGGTGTTGGAGCCTTTGGTGATGCGATGGCAAGCTTAGAGAGCACAGGGATGAAAGAGGCTGTTCAAGCATTTGCCCAGAGTGGCAAACCACTCCTTGGAATCTGTCTGGGGATGCAACTTTTGTTTGAAAGTAGTTGTGAATTTGGCACGACGCAAGGGCTTGGTCTGATTGAAGGCGAAGTCGTAGCCTTTGATAAAACACGATTTTCTTCCAAGCTCAAAGTGCCGCATATGGGATGGAATGAAATTTTTATCCAACAAGATTCCCCTCTTTTAAAGGGACTTCAAAAAGAGGTCTATCTCTATTTTGTGCATAGTTTTCATGTCGTATGTGATGATGCGGTGACGATTGGGAAGACAAAATATGGATATGAATTTGCCAGCGTCGTTCAAAAAGAGAATGTGTTTGGCTTTCAGCCCCATCCTGAAAAGTCTCATGATAATGGACTGAAAATATTGAAAAATTTTGTGGAGTTATAG
- the hisA gene encoding 1-(5-phosphoribosyl)-5-[(5-phosphoribosylamino)methylideneamino]imidazole-4-carboxamide isomerase, producing the protein MDILPAIDLKDGRAVRLTKGLMHSAKIYSNEPWVLAKSFEDMGSKWLHLVDLNGAFAGEPKNLEQIEKIRRHCNLSLELGGGIRDEATIKRYIDLGIDRIILGSIALKDPDFVKAMTKKYRIVVGIDAIDGFVAVEGWAEKSTMRATDLAREFADAGVEAIICTDVGKDGTLSGVNVDFTLQIAQASGVDTIASGGVKDLSDIIALQETNKVSGAIIGKAFYEGTIDLREAFKVTSK; encoded by the coding sequence ATGGATATTTTACCGGCTATTGATTTGAAAGACGGGAGAGCGGTGAGGCTGACAAAAGGCTTGATGCATAGTGCGAAGATTTACTCAAATGAACCTTGGGTATTAGCAAAAAGTTTTGAAGATATGGGGTCAAAATGGCTTCATCTTGTCGATTTAAACGGTGCGTTTGCGGGAGAACCTAAAAATCTCGAACAAATCGAAAAGATACGACGACATTGCAATCTCTCTTTGGAGTTGGGTGGGGGTATTCGTGATGAAGCAACGATTAAGCGCTATATTGATTTGGGGATTGACCGTATTATTTTAGGCTCGATTGCCCTCAAAGACCCCGATTTTGTCAAAGCTATGACAAAAAAATACCGTATTGTCGTAGGCATTGACGCGATTGATGGTTTTGTCGCTGTTGAGGGATGGGCTGAGAAATCAACCATGAGAGCGACGGATTTGGCGCGAGAATTTGCCGATGCGGGAGTAGAAGCCATCATCTGTACCGATGTTGGCAAAGATGGCACATTGAGTGGGGTCAATGTTGATTTTACATTGCAAATTGCCCAAGCCTCAGGAGTAGATACTATTGCTAGTGGTGGGGTCAAAGATTTATCGGATATTATTGCATTACAAGAGACCAACAAAGTCTCAGGCGCCATTATCGGAAAAGCCTTCTATGAGGGGACGATTGACCTAAGAGAAGCTTTTAAAGTAACTTCAAAGTAA
- a CDS encoding chemotaxis response regulator CheY gives MKLLVVDDSSTMRRIIKNTLARLGYTDVLEAEHGVDAWQVMEKNSDIDMLITDWNMPEMNGLELVRKVRADAKYQELPIIMVTTEGGKSEVITALKAGVNNYIVKPFTPQVLKEKLEDVLG, from the coding sequence GTGAAATTGTTAGTGGTAGATGACAGCTCAACGATGCGACGTATTATCAAAAATACATTGGCCCGATTGGGATATACTGATGTATTAGAAGCAGAGCATGGAGTGGATGCATGGCAGGTCATGGAGAAAAATAGTGATATTGATATGTTGATTACAGATTGGAATATGCCTGAGATGAATGGCTTAGAACTTGTCCGAAAGGTACGAGCAGATGCTAAATATCAAGAATTGCCGATTATCATGGTGACGACTGAAGGGGGCAAATCTGAAGTGATTACTGCACTGAAAGCAGGGGTGAACAATTACATCGTAAAACCTTTTACTCCACAGGTTTTAAAAGAAAAATTAGAGGACGTTTTAGGCTAA
- a CDS encoding 50S ribosomal protein L11 methyltransferase produces MEQTYHELYLRVDSNYADFIDFIFTLGYEAIEEKDGDIIVRSNDDMEMLRFALNEFATKMSLATQHEIQIKTDIKVKKNEDWIKKYQESIKPISVGNFYIRPDWEAPDDEKQNIIINPALAFGSGHHESTYGCILQLQNYLQKDDTLLDVGCGSGILSIVAAKLGAVVDLCDTDEQAIESAQENFKLNHVNYHEAWVGSVNFSHNTYDVVVANIIADVLVMLSQDLIKHVKPGGVLILSGILDKYVDKVHTKFQQMELVEKYKRNEWYTLVLKR; encoded by the coding sequence ATGGAACAAACCTATCATGAACTCTATCTGCGTGTTGATTCAAATTATGCTGATTTTATAGATTTTATTTTTACATTGGGTTATGAAGCCATTGAAGAAAAAGATGGAGATATCATCGTAAGAAGCAATGATGATATGGAAATGCTGCGTTTTGCCTTAAACGAATTTGCGACGAAGATGTCGCTTGCAACGCAACATGAGATTCAAATCAAAACAGATATTAAAGTGAAAAAAAACGAAGATTGGATCAAAAAATATCAAGAATCTATCAAGCCAATTAGCGTCGGTAACTTTTATATTCGACCAGATTGGGAAGCACCGGATGATGAAAAACAAAATATCATCATCAATCCCGCACTTGCTTTTGGCTCAGGACATCATGAGAGCACTTATGGCTGTATCTTACAATTGCAAAATTATTTACAAAAAGATGATACACTTCTAGATGTCGGTTGTGGCAGCGGTATTTTATCGATTGTTGCGGCGAAATTGGGTGCTGTTGTTGATTTGTGTGATACCGATGAACAAGCGATAGAGAGTGCGCAAGAGAATTTCAAACTCAACCATGTCAATTATCATGAGGCTTGGGTGGGTTCGGTGAATTTTAGCCACAATACTTATGATGTTGTTGTCGCAAATATCATCGCAGATGTATTGGTGATGTTGAGCCAAGATTTGATAAAACACGTAAAACCAGGTGGAGTATTGATACTCTCAGGAATATTAGATAAATATGTAGATAAAGTACACACGAAGTTTCAGCAAATGGAGCTTGTCGAAAAATATAAAAGAAACGAATGGTACACACTAGTTTTAAAAAGGTAA